From one Magnolia sinica isolate HGM2019 chromosome 18, MsV1, whole genome shotgun sequence genomic stretch:
- the LOC131233629 gene encoding BON1-associated protein 2-like has product MEKGRSIEITAISAEGLRIANRPIKKNAFMIVRTDSQNYRSTSIDRDGGSYPLWNEKFQLALPPNARSITVEVHCKRITGLKKVGSVNIPISDIIEDYVPACQIHFLSYRLLERDGGPTGIVNLSIRMVGPEYIQQPKPPLVGEKCSDGIAIGIPLP; this is encoded by the coding sequence ATGGAGAAAGGTCGCTCTATTGAGATCACAGCCATCTCTGCTGAGGGCCTACGAATTGCCAACCGTCCCATCAAGAAGAACGCTTTCATGATCGTCCGAACCGACTCCCAGAACTACCGATCGACCAGCATCGATCGCGATGGCGGAAGCTACCCCTTGTGGAATGAGAAGTTCCAACTGGCATTGCCGCCTAATGCTCGGTCGATCACTGTCGAGGTACATTGCAAGAGGATCACCGGATTGAAGAAAGTTGGGAGCGTGAATATTCCCATATCGGATATCATAGAAGACTACGTTCCAGCTTGTCAGATTCACTTCCTTAGTTACCGATTGCTAGAACGAGATGGAGGGCCGACCGGCATCGTCAATTTGTCGATTAGGATGGTGGGCCCGGAATACATCCAACAGCCGAAGCCACCGTTGGTGGGGGAGAAGTGTTCTGATGGGATTGCAATTGGGATTCCTCTGCCTTAA